The genomic DNA tatatcagtttactaaataaaatgggGTCACATTCACCAAAAACTATGGATTTACCTTTGTCATTTctagcttttttattatatgttattttaagtttattttgctcggtgataaaattgttttgctttCTTATAGAGTTCTCTATCTCCTTTTCGCTAAGATTGGTGGTACATCCTATTATTTTGAACCTCGGTAGCCTTAATTTTGTTACTTGTACTTCATAGTTCTTTAATTTGGattctgcttctttttttagAATGTCAACATGTTCCTTATTGCAGCATTGAATAAGAATACtactatcttttatttttttagtattttttacgGCAATTCGAAGATCTTTTGGAACTATAGCTTCCTTTATATCCTTTTCAGTTTTTTCGGCAGTTTGTTTTTGCTTTGGTTTAATAATGATTCCGGGaagatttatgtttatttttggtgatttttttatttcagtttgtgCTATTTGACTATATGATGATGTTGTTATTGGTATACGTGATGATTCGGACTCCgttagtttttgtttaagtaacgttattatttcatctttggattcaataatttttattttgtcttctaTTGAGTTTTGAAGTAGAGTGTGCGTCTCGAATTGTAGacatttttcacaataaaatcTCAATATTCGATGTTCTTTTAATTCTAGAATCGAAGTTTCAGCCTGTGATAGATGACTGCAttgtttacagtattttttcttgcatataTCACATGAAAAAAGGGGGTTCCTTCTTCCGCCCACCTCTAGGCAAACAGTGCACTCCATCTTACTGCTATTTGTAATATCTCAAATAACCAAATTCGCTAATTGTACAAATCATAGTACAATTCTGTTTCCTGCACAGCCTCGACAACGTATGTATCTGGCCACGTTAGAATCGCAGTTTTTTTCCTGCGGAATTCAGTGACTTAGTCCAGCAACAccagataaattattgtttattataaagctttttatgtttttagctACGGTATGCCTTCAATGAACAACTAATCCGTCACTTCTCTTAAAACACTTCATTCAATATCCAGTAACACCAATCAAAAATACTTAAGTTTAGTTTGACCACtaaaatttttgtgttttacgGAGCACAACATTTTACGTGTTTACTGTACCGAAGTCGCTCGATATATTATATCTTTCAGAGGTTTTGACAGGTATGCAGGCTTGTATTCCGAACACCTTGAAAAGCTTTTCAGGATTGATTCAGATGAAAAACATTCCCCGAAATGGCAAAACACGCTTGACTTTTTCGACACCAGATATAATCTTCCATCACAGAGATCTTGAAAAGGTTCTGAATGGCTTATAAAACTAATAAGGCCACCGGCCCTGATAAAATACCgctaatagtattaaaaaacatatgcGGTCATGCTGACATCCTGGTAACTGTAAACTTACgcacaaaaaagaaaaaagatggCGCCCATAAATTATCGTCTGATTGCTTTAGTCCCGGCAATCGCCAAGATAATGGAAAAACTTGTCAACAagcaaattttgaaatgttCGTCCACAAAAATTATTACAGGACCATCAGTATGTTTTTCGAAAACACAGGTCTTCTGGCGATCTATTGGCATATGTAACACATGTTTGGACCAAGGCTATCGAGAAATTTGGAGAATGCCATACAATAACTCTGCATATTTCTAAGGCATCCGATAGGGTCTGGCCtaaaaagcttttaaacaaACGGTTTTCTTATAATTTGCCACCAACTTTCCATTGTTTAGCTTGGAAGCCTCGTCGATCCATCTAAGTTGTTGTTGGTGGACACACCTCGCAGCTGGGAGACAGTTAAAAATAAGTTATGCAATGaactatttaaacttttaaattcccATAAGctttaattaaacataaaatatcacTAATGCAAATGAACTGGTTGCAGATTCCTTCGTTTGGCGTGTTGTAACTTCCTTCCAGgaatcttcttcttttttaatgttGCTCTCTACACAAAATCTTTGTTTGTTTGAATTTGAAACATACTAATttgaaaatgcttttatatGTGCTATGAATACTCTGTAAATAAATGTAATCATGGACACGATGAGGACTAACAACGCTAGGAACaaaattgtttgtaaaattAGAATATATTTTACTCGAAATGCATTTGTctaaacttaaaacttaactATAAGTGTAATGACATGCTAACTCATAGTAGATACATAACTAATTTCCCTATAAATGTACTTTATTTAATCTCCTGCAAAGATAACCTCACAATAAATTAACCCAAAATAGAATAATGCTTAAATTATGGCATACACGAACTAAAGGATAGTGGGTGTGGCCCGAACTAGAACGCATAAGCAAGAACGTTGAAATTAATATTCGCTATCTGGCACTATGCCCCCTCCCCCTCTTTGTCGCCAGTGCTAAGGCCCTTATAAGAAATACTTAATTTATGTATCAGGGTCCAGCTTGACCACGACCTTACTACTACGGCTCTAGTATTCTAATTGTTCTAAATTTGATTTCTGATTCCGATTAGAATTGGAGTGTCGTCCGCCTGCCGGATTGATGGCGATTTAATGCTAGATTGTTGGTTTTCTCGAGATTTATGTGTTTATTTGGATCGGACCGGATttggagagagagagagagaagttTGGAAATGGAAATGTCTTATTAATGAAGAAAACACTATATTTTTTCAgtgtaattattgtaaaaatcattctaaaataattatttcaaattttcaccTGACTTGGATTTATTATTGTCGTTTAACTATTTCCATGATAAACAAAGTTTCTACATTGTTTTTGACGATGAAGACCAATATTTTTAAGGGAATATTAACAGTCAAAGCAAACAAGTGTACAacttctagaaaatttaaactacCATGAGACAATGAAATAACctaaattatattgttttatgGGGAACcttagaaatataataaaactgaaataatgcagaaacttaattaaattagacGGGCATCTAAGGTCGCAAACCAAATCCGAGACTTCATATTTCAATGTGTCTGTTTTTTATGGCgactaatttatattttgttttctcgGAAGCCGAAGTGACACTTTAAGATGTTCGCCTTTATTGTCCCCGATGATTTCCCCCCCTATACTGCTAGAAACCGCGACGCCAGCCCTATAAAATATATAGCGTTTCGTTATTACTTTGGCATAGAATGGAATTCGGCTTTAAGGAAAATATGaaagcaataaattaatatatttaatgattttgttattttgattaaatttgatTCGTTTATTCTTCTCAACTAGAAGAACAGGTTGTATAACGGAGCAAAGAATTGAGACGTAGTTAAAGTAAAAAGTAGATATCATAATCTTAAATTGACTGAATTTGAAGTCTTGTAATGTTGTTTAATTTCCTCCTTGATCCAAATGATCCTAGCTTATTCCTGTACTTTTATAGTTGGAAAATTCCAAATGGTTTTCATTTTGATATTTACAGCTCTTGGAGTTAGGCCAAAATAGGTACACATTGTtcaaaaaaacagatttttggCATTAACTTCTTCCAtgaaataaggttttttttgtagaaatggACTAATTTCGCTTAACTAgcattttgaaatataaaaaaaacatctataattctcaaagagacttcatttaaatataaaaaagcaaaaGTTTTAGTCAAACGTCTCAcatctaaattatattcaacaagttgACACGTGTTTAGCCGTCGTATTTTTCACTAGAAAAACACACCGATTAGGATTGTCTTTTTTTGATACCATACCTTACAATTTTCCTTCAAGGAAACATGAATTTCCAGAATCCGTATTCCGTAAAAAATTTCATCGATTTTGCTAATTCCCTTAAAAAtcttaccctaaataattattccaatttaatttccctggatgcaaaaaaaaaaattttcccaatatttctTTAGATGACTTGTGTTACCTTAGTTCAAAGAACGTTGCACTGCCAGCCTAAGACAGTTACGGATAACGTTTCATCTCTCCTAAcgttggtatttttttaattattccagagaAAACGGTCGGTTTGCCTTTACTCATATTCACGTTAAGAGAACTCGAAATGAAGAGCCTTCCGAagaaaacgttttaaaaattgcGCATGAAAATACAAGCATTAGACGAATAGGTCCTAAATGAAGACTATCATTAACACGtgtatcacaaaaaaaattatatttgtatcaAATCCAACAGGTACAGAGATTACTTAGGTGGACCAAGTATCTAGAGTTGCTTTCTTGGTTTTCTTGAATTTTGTTGACTGATAAGGCCCTTCTCAATTGGAATTCTTAAAACACATGTTTATTTAAGAACTACGTCTAGGACATTTAGATCATTCAAAAATTTACATTCCATTAGACAGGGGCTATTTAATTGAACTCTACGAAATCTTTTGCCTGGTTTTCTACTAGAGCATCATGGAAAGTaacgaaaaatttatttctagtaTGATAGTTCTCCAGCCCATTTTGGGTCTGATTGATATAAGGTATCATCTaaataatctattttaaaattcttagatCGGGTGAGGTGGCCGGTTTTTTTGCCACCAAGATCTCTCGAATTACTAAAATGAAAAGATTTataatattccaataaaaaataattaattgactGCGTAAATACCTATTGCGCTAAAGTTAACCTTAACACATTTGTTAGAAACTATAAATTCTGGTGatatgcattttgaacatttattataacaaaattttgaCATTAGACAATACAAGTATATATATACAACACTCtcaatacttaaaatataataatattttatatttttagtattataatttatttttaagtatttagaaTATTGTATATATCCTCGTATTAAAGTCGctttcgctcttatcgtgcgggttcaaaggtcaccacgtaatatgaatcaaattgaaaaatcagtggctgccaaaatgttatttccttgagagtttgacaatatattgaacgccgtcatgtgacatattaaagccgcgtatacaccttagatcataattattaactgacgtgatgcctttaacgccgtaaaaatgtctgcggaatactacgtatccgagattcgacatgtaaaacatacgttgattatttcctttcatgacgtgaaaaagcccataagtataaagcccgttgggtGTACGCCTCGTTggtatatgcctagaatccccgatattctgctaagttgccagacataatatttacttttcttttttgaaaaattgtccgaaatagacggaattctcaataacaatttttctttacgcaataatctctaaatctaagcattttatattttttatgagagcaaaaatgcctccctagcctttcattaaaattgtacatatttcatttaaaaatggttgttacctaaattacctaaatttttgagaaattagtatacgatttagcatgaccctatgtatgtgcataacatactaatttgtcgatttcagggcaaagcgtctaatttttaacgattatttgatcttgtcttcttctttgtttatgtgtgattatgtttttttgtaataattattgggaaactatacattttggtataatgacaaacagttaatttgtattgtgtgtgatgcagtgcagtcagagaccagaaaactactttctttgtttaaaggcaagttcatgttacacgctcacttttaaaatgacattttaattttatgatttattattcgtcgttcgacccaatctatacgttgatgcacagaaaattcaaaaaaagataaaaaataactaaaaaaaaaactggtgaatgcggcgggcatttctatctcccagtGCATTCaccaattcatttatttaactttgtttaaaaagataaatacgaggcgagctacgacagttctttaaaatgtcgttttcttatgaatatttatttatttacacattacaatgcaaaaaaagattgaaactaactattaaaaaaatggagaatgt from Anthonomus grandis grandis chromosome 7, icAntGran1.3, whole genome shotgun sequence includes the following:
- the LOC126738811 gene encoding uncharacterized protein LOC126738811, with the protein product MECTAETSILELKEHRILRFYCEKCLQFETHTLLQNSIEDKIKIIESKDEIITLLKQKLTESESSRIPITTSSYSQIAQTEIKKSPKININLPGIIIKPKQKQTAEKTEKDIKEAIVPKDLRIAVKNTKKIKDSSILIQCCNKEHVDILKKEAESKLKNYEVQVTKLRLPRFKIIGCTTNLSEKEIENSIRKQNNFITEQNKLKITYNKKARNDKGKSIVFGECDPILFSKLIYEKKIFFGWQRYPVYEDLSIQRCFKCQQFYHKIENCPNEAVCEFCSNKHDVSECPKLQKKCVNCISANMKYKSNYNTVHEANNPECPSYQYQLNLLRTKIDYHG